A portion of the Corynebacterium jeikeium genome contains these proteins:
- a CDS encoding ABC transporter ATP-binding protein, with protein sequence MGSVTALVGPNGAGKSTLLRCLAGLENCSGQVRAERSLYLPQDPPPLSSLTVYESVLLARQQSFSGFSALRVGSTVRAEVQATIERLGLVALSSRLMSELSGGQRQLVSFAQAVVRRPRVLLLDEPTSALDLRNQLMLLGQVRKCARELPCAVVMTLHDLGQAARFCEHVVVLADGRVSSAGPPAEVINEAMLREVYQVEGAVLPTRNGGLAVEASEAL encoded by the coding sequence TGTTTGGCGGGCCTTGAAAACTGCTCGGGGCAGGTACGTGCTGAAAGATCTCTATATTTGCCACAGGACCCTCCGCCGCTGAGCTCATTGACCGTGTACGAAAGCGTCCTGCTTGCCCGGCAACAGTCGTTTTCTGGGTTTTCCGCACTGCGTGTCGGATCCACAGTGCGGGCAGAAGTGCAGGCCACCATTGAACGACTTGGGTTGGTTGCGTTGTCATCGCGGCTGATGTCTGAGTTGTCTGGGGGACAGCGGCAGTTGGTGAGTTTTGCGCAGGCGGTTGTGCGACGACCTCGGGTATTGCTTCTCGACGAGCCCACCAGCGCACTCGACCTGCGTAACCAATTGATGCTTCTCGGGCAGGTACGCAAGTGTGCGCGGGAATTGCCCTGCGCGGTAGTGATGACACTTCATGACCTGGGGCAAGCGGCGCGCTTTTGCGAACATGTGGTTGTTCTAGCCGATGGTCGGGTCAGCAGTGCAGGGCCTCCGGCAGAGGTCATTAATGAAGCTATGCTGCGAGAGGTTTATCAGGTAGAAGGTGCGGTGCTCCCGACTCGCAATGGCGGGCTGGCGGTCGAAGCGTCGGAGGCACTCTAG
- a CDS encoding 1,4-dihydroxy-2-naphthoyl-CoA synthase, with translation MTDTAKYSTDNPFRPEQWKTVDGFEDLTDITYHRHVGEGRENGIVRIAFDRPEVRNAFRPHTVDELYRALDHARRTPDVGVVLLTGNGPSTKDGGWAFCSGGDQRIRGRSGYQYATSHEHDDATADASTIDTARAKVEGGRLHILEVQRLIRTMPKVVIAVVNGWAAGGGHSLHVVCDLTLASRQEARFKQTDADVGSFDAGYGSAYLAKQVGQKFAREIFFLGRSYDAETMHRMGAVNEVADHAELEDVAVEWGRMINGKSPTAQRMLKFAFNLTDDGLMGQQVFAGEATRLAYMTDEAVEGKEAFLEKRDPNWDEFPFYY, from the coding sequence ATGACTGATACCGCGAAGTACTCGACCGATAACCCCTTCCGCCCCGAGCAGTGGAAGACGGTTGATGGTTTTGAGGATTTGACCGACATCACCTACCACCGCCACGTCGGCGAGGGCCGCGAGAACGGCATTGTGCGTATTGCGTTTGATCGCCCGGAGGTTCGTAACGCGTTCCGTCCGCACACTGTCGACGAGCTCTACCGCGCGCTCGACCACGCGCGCCGCACCCCGGATGTCGGCGTAGTGCTGCTGACCGGTAACGGCCCGAGCACCAAGGACGGTGGCTGGGCATTCTGTTCGGGTGGTGACCAGCGCATTCGCGGTCGTTCCGGCTACCAGTACGCAACGTCCCACGAGCATGACGACGCTACCGCGGACGCATCCACCATCGATACCGCGCGCGCCAAGGTCGAGGGAGGTCGCCTGCACATCCTGGAGGTGCAGCGCCTGATTCGCACTATGCCGAAGGTTGTTATTGCTGTGGTCAATGGCTGGGCCGCAGGTGGCGGACACTCCCTGCACGTGGTGTGTGACCTGACGCTGGCATCACGCCAGGAGGCTCGCTTTAAGCAGACCGACGCTGACGTGGGATCTTTCGATGCCGGCTATGGCTCGGCCTACCTGGCGAAGCAGGTTGGTCAGAAGTTTGCCCGCGAAATTTTCTTCCTCGGCCGCTCCTACGACGCTGAGACCATGCACCGCATGGGTGCTGTCAACGAGGTCGCGGACCACGCTGAGCTGGAAGATGTCGCGGTCGAGTGGGGTCGCATGATCAACGGTAAGTCCCCGACAGCGCAGCGCATGCTGAAGTTCGCCTTCAACCTGACCGATGACGGCCTGATGGGTCAGCAGGTCTTCGCGGGTGAGGCTACTCGCCTGGCGTACATGACCGACGAGGCCGTAGAGGGCAAGGAAGCGTTCCTGGAAAAGCGTGACCCGAACTGGGACGAGTTCCCGTTCTACTACTAG
- a CDS encoding O-succinylbenzoate synthase, with the protein MRGMSVSAAPNIQLPPIDDILDRAHVVALPMAVKFRGVTTREALLIDGPVTWGEFAPFLEYEASEAAAWLRSAIECAYVGLPIPKREFVEVNATIPAVAPEQVPEVVARYPGCRTFKVKVAESGQSLNDDIERVAAVRTAVAEAYGYEPVVRVDANRGWTVEQAIRAAHELGPLEYMEQPVATVAELRAVRDAVGEFCSIAADESIRKAEDPYLVAREQAADVGVMKVAPLGGPRCLLRLAEELAMKVTVASALDTGVGMAAGLFTAAALPATELQPEPNAAGLATSSLFIEDVIEPRPLIDGRLPVTNPAPDPSRLAELAAPGPRRDWWFDRLRAAYTHL; encoded by the coding sequence ATGAGGGGTATGTCTGTGTCCGCTGCGCCCAACATCCAGCTTCCGCCCATCGATGACATCCTCGACCGCGCCCACGTCGTCGCGCTGCCCATGGCAGTGAAATTCCGTGGCGTCACCACCCGCGAGGCACTCCTCATCGACGGCCCCGTCACCTGGGGCGAGTTCGCTCCCTTCCTGGAATACGAGGCGTCCGAGGCCGCCGCGTGGCTGCGCTCGGCCATCGAATGCGCCTACGTTGGCCTGCCCATCCCGAAGCGCGAGTTTGTCGAGGTCAACGCCACCATCCCCGCCGTCGCACCCGAGCAGGTGCCGGAGGTCGTGGCGCGCTACCCCGGGTGCCGCACGTTTAAGGTCAAGGTCGCAGAGAGCGGCCAATCGCTTAACGACGACATCGAGCGCGTAGCCGCCGTCCGCACCGCGGTGGCCGAAGCTTATGGCTATGAACCTGTCGTGCGGGTGGATGCGAATCGTGGCTGGACTGTGGAGCAGGCAATCCGCGCCGCTCATGAGTTGGGTCCGCTGGAGTACATGGAGCAGCCCGTTGCGACTGTCGCCGAGCTCCGCGCGGTCCGCGACGCAGTGGGGGAGTTTTGTTCGATTGCTGCCGATGAGTCGATTCGCAAAGCCGAGGATCCGTATTTGGTTGCGCGCGAACAGGCGGCGGACGTGGGCGTAATGAAGGTCGCGCCGCTTGGTGGACCACGCTGCTTGCTTCGGTTGGCCGAGGAGCTCGCGATGAAGGTGACGGTCGCCAGCGCCCTGGACACCGGTGTTGGCATGGCCGCCGGTTTGTTCACGGCGGCGGCCCTGCCTGCCACAGAGCTGCAGCCGGAGCCGAACGCGGCGGGTTTGGCCACGTCCTCGCTGTTTATCGAGGACGTCATCGAGCCCCGGCCACTTATCGATGGCCGACTGCCCGTCACCAACCCCGCTCCCGACCCTTCCCGCCTGGCCGAGCTCGCCGCGCCGGGCCCCCGCCGCGATTGGTGGTTCGACCGCCTCCGCGCGGCGTACACCCATCTATAA
- a CDS encoding 2-succinyl-5-enolpyruvyl-6-hydroxy-3-cyclohexene-1-carboxylic-acid synthase — MVAGLIVDELLRLGMVDAVVCPGSRSAPLARALVQAADAAKVRLHVRIDERSAAFLALGLASRTRKVTPVITTSGTAVANLVPAMVEATASGIPLLALTADRPAHYRGTGANQTIVQDRLFADASVVEFDLDGTAPVTKATAAQIRARIDRVVAAMASGAGHLNVRFVEPLVPDDDSVADIPEGRADGGPWTTIAPTNSNNVAAAAIAANSATATGPANSASTATIDISRRTLVIAGSNASHLPELEDLPTIAEPNAYAPAHPVHPLAAGTFAQILPEQIVLVGRPTLHRGISKLLANPDIELTVVSEAENHGFGVEFPDVTANARAVVRHVQTVGEQDPQWTKICEAASELAVKSVRETLTESIEAEEPLTGFHVAAALTDSLRTGDNVVLGASNPVRDASYTGLPFPGVNTYAGRGAAGIDGTVATAIGIALASDREHADEIRPPRTIALMGDLTFQHDSAALAIGPLEPRPENLTIVVANDAGGGIFETLEAGSPALRGSFERIFGTPQDVDFEGICQAYGVEHVRVDRLPDLLAQLHPDTDVDGIRVIEVATTRATRRQLHHKLAYNAEIGVLDKH, encoded by the coding sequence GTGGTAGCGGGCCTCATCGTCGATGAGCTGCTGCGTCTCGGCATGGTCGATGCCGTGGTGTGCCCGGGTTCCCGGTCCGCCCCGCTCGCCCGCGCTCTGGTCCAGGCCGCCGACGCGGCGAAGGTTCGCCTCCACGTACGTATCGATGAACGCTCCGCCGCCTTCCTCGCCCTCGGCCTGGCCTCGCGCACCCGCAAGGTGACCCCGGTAATTACAACGTCCGGCACAGCAGTGGCGAACCTCGTGCCCGCCATGGTGGAAGCCACCGCGTCGGGCATTCCGCTGCTGGCACTGACCGCCGACCGCCCCGCGCATTATCGAGGCACTGGCGCGAACCAGACCATCGTCCAGGACCGCCTGTTCGCTGATGCCTCCGTCGTCGAGTTCGATCTGGACGGCACCGCCCCGGTCACGAAGGCCACCGCCGCGCAGATCCGCGCCCGCATCGATCGCGTTGTCGCCGCCATGGCATCCGGCGCCGGCCACCTTAACGTCCGTTTTGTCGAACCGCTCGTGCCTGACGACGACTCCGTCGCCGACATCCCCGAGGGCCGCGCCGACGGCGGCCCCTGGACCACGATTGCGCCTACCAACAGCAACAACGTCGCCGCGGCCGCCATCGCAGCCAACTCGGCCACCGCAACCGGCCCGGCCAACTCGGCTAGCACAGCCACAATTGACATTAGCCGCCGCACACTCGTGATTGCGGGTTCGAATGCCTCGCACCTGCCAGAACTGGAGGATCTGCCAACCATCGCTGAGCCGAATGCATATGCGCCGGCGCACCCGGTTCACCCGCTCGCGGCGGGTACTTTTGCGCAGATTCTGCCGGAGCAGATTGTGTTAGTCGGCAGGCCGACGCTGCACCGAGGTATCTCTAAGCTGCTGGCCAATCCGGATATCGAGCTGACCGTTGTCTCCGAAGCGGAAAACCACGGTTTTGGGGTGGAGTTCCCGGATGTGACGGCGAACGCAAGGGCCGTCGTTAGGCATGTGCAGACTGTGGGGGAGCAGGACCCGCAGTGGACGAAAATCTGTGAGGCTGCCAGCGAATTGGCGGTGAAGTCCGTGCGAGAGACGCTTACCGAGTCGATTGAAGCGGAGGAACCGCTGACCGGATTTCATGTGGCGGCGGCGCTGACGGATAGCCTGCGCACGGGTGACAACGTGGTGCTGGGCGCGTCGAACCCGGTGCGCGATGCGTCGTACACGGGCCTGCCTTTCCCGGGTGTGAACACGTATGCGGGACGAGGTGCCGCGGGCATCGACGGCACGGTGGCGACGGCAATCGGTATTGCGCTGGCGTCCGACCGTGAGCATGCCGACGAGATTCGCCCGCCGCGGACGATTGCACTTATGGGTGACCTGACGTTCCAGCACGACTCCGCAGCGTTGGCAATTGGGCCGCTGGAGCCGAGGCCGGAAAACCTCACCATCGTGGTGGCCAATGATGCCGGTGGCGGTATTTTCGAGACGCTGGAGGCGGGCAGCCCGGCTCTGCGGGGAAGCTTTGAGCGCATCTTCGGCACGCCGCAGGACGTGGACTTTGAGGGCATCTGCCAGGCTTACGGAGTCGAGCACGTGCGTGTCGACCGCCTCCCAGATCTGCTCGCGCAGCTGCACCCGGATACCGATGTCGACGGCATCCGCGTCATCGAGGTGGCGACCACACGTGCGACGCGTCGGCAGTTGCACCACAAGCTGGCATACAATGCGGAGATTGGGGTGCTGGACAAGCACTAG
- a CDS encoding DUF3592 domain-containing protein, with translation MQWKTALANWPRFLRQVLLFVMICLLLSCLAMVVGCFINDRNIESNMGQSVANVRSVELLRTTVDFVDENGDFQSPPTGLLYPVGLEEGQRVRVEYDRTDPNVVRVAGRTWTLSLLPATSIAVVTFLVVAPLWWSSLRATRRLQRDPQKVNRGSLSLSDEMEN, from the coding sequence ATGCAGTGGAAAACTGCCCTGGCCAATTGGCCGCGCTTCCTTCGTCAGGTACTGCTCTTTGTGATGATTTGCCTGTTGCTGTCGTGTCTGGCCATGGTGGTTGGCTGCTTCATTAATGACCGCAATATCGAGTCGAACATGGGGCAGTCCGTAGCCAATGTGCGCTCGGTCGAGCTCCTTCGCACCACGGTTGATTTCGTCGACGAGAATGGCGATTTTCAGTCGCCACCAACCGGTTTGCTCTATCCCGTTGGTCTGGAAGAGGGGCAGCGCGTCCGCGTCGAATACGACCGCACTGATCCCAATGTCGTCCGCGTCGCCGGGCGCACATGGACGCTGTCACTTCTCCCGGCGACCAGTATCGCTGTGGTTACATTTCTCGTCGTCGCGCCGTTGTGGTGGTCGTCGTTGCGCGCAACCCGTCGTTTACAAAGAGATCCCCAAAAGGTAAACAGAGGGTCACTTTCGCTTTCCGACGAGATGGAAAACTAG
- a CDS encoding glycosyltransferase family 1 protein, whose amino-acid sequence MRVAIIAESFLPNINGVTNSVLRVLEHLRREGHEALVIAPGARDWQEEAEFYCDYRIERVPTVIVPLIDSLPIGVPNRRVASALTQFKPDVVHLASPFVLGGAGALTAKALGIPAVAIYQTDVAGFAKNYKLAGLSTAAWLWTRVIHNSCARTLAPSSPTIEDLQDHKIRDVYRWGRGVDAVRFTPTKRSEELRKQWSPEGKPIVGYVGRLAAEKSVERLAALNGRDDIQVVIVGNGPELQKLQKQMPNAVFTGQLTGDKLAAAFASLDVFVHTGDFETFCQAVQEAHASGVPAIAPNAGGPRDLITNDVNGYLLEPKTFTRDLSEAVDKLLLVDDELARKQLRNRCRDTVTERTWEALCADLVRHYEEVSGVSAAETSSKVAADAIDASRAGAATRQKSVA is encoded by the coding sequence ATGCGCGTTGCCATCATTGCTGAAAGCTTCTTGCCCAACATCAATGGAGTGACAAACTCCGTGCTGCGGGTGTTGGAACACTTACGCCGTGAAGGACACGAGGCGCTGGTGATTGCGCCGGGTGCTCGGGACTGGCAGGAAGAGGCAGAGTTCTACTGCGACTACCGCATTGAGCGTGTGCCCACTGTGATTGTGCCGTTGATTGATTCGCTACCGATTGGTGTGCCGAACCGTCGGGTAGCGTCGGCGCTGACGCAGTTTAAGCCGGATGTTGTCCACTTGGCTTCGCCATTTGTGCTCGGTGGTGCGGGCGCGCTGACTGCCAAGGCACTGGGCATCCCGGCTGTGGCCATCTATCAGACGGACGTTGCGGGTTTTGCCAAGAACTACAAGTTGGCGGGGCTCTCCACGGCCGCGTGGTTGTGGACGCGCGTGATTCACAACTCCTGCGCCCGAACGCTGGCGCCGTCCTCGCCGACTATTGAGGACCTGCAGGATCACAAGATTCGTGATGTCTACCGCTGGGGCCGCGGTGTTGATGCGGTTCGCTTTACTCCGACAAAGCGTAGTGAAGAGCTCAGGAAGCAGTGGAGCCCGGAGGGCAAGCCGATTGTTGGTTATGTCGGCAGGCTCGCGGCGGAGAAGTCTGTGGAGCGGCTGGCAGCGCTGAACGGCCGCGATGATATCCAGGTGGTCATTGTCGGCAATGGCCCGGAGCTGCAGAAGCTGCAGAAGCAGATGCCGAATGCCGTCTTTACCGGACAGCTCACCGGCGATAAGTTGGCAGCGGCATTCGCCAGTCTGGACGTGTTCGTCCACACTGGTGACTTTGAAACCTTCTGCCAGGCGGTACAGGAAGCCCACGCCTCCGGTGTGCCGGCCATCGCTCCGAACGCAGGCGGCCCGCGCGACCTGATTACCAACGACGTCAACGGCTACCTGCTGGAACCCAAGACTTTCACCCGCGATCTGTCTGAGGCGGTCGACAAGCTACTGCTCGTCGACGATGAGCTGGCACGCAAGCAGCTGCGCAACCGCTGCCGCGACACCGTGACCGAACGCACCTGGGAAGCACTGTGTGCAGACCTGGTTCGCCACTACGAGGAGGTTTCTGGGGTTTCCGCGGCCGAGACGTCAAGCAAGGTCGCAGCAGATGCGATTGATGCCTCCCGTGCAGGTGCTGCTACGCGTCAGAAGTCGGTCGCGTAA
- a CDS encoding demethylmenaquinone methyltransferase, with the protein MPPVQVLLRVRSRSRNLDIVSRADLTKNPSEVASMFDGVGKNYDITNTVLTGGIDHYWRVRTAKRLNLQPGQKVLDLAAGTAVSSVELAKSGAYVVACDFSRGMLKAGAHRDVPKVCGDGMKLPFPDNTFDAVTISFGLRNIVDYKAGLAELARVTKPGGQLTVCEFSTPVMPVFSTFYKEYLMRALPQIAKVVSSNPEAYVYLAESIRAWPNQPQLARDINASGWEDAGWQNLTFGIAALHSATKPVQ; encoded by the coding sequence ATGCCTCCCGTGCAGGTGCTGCTACGCGTCAGAAGTCGGTCGCGTAATCTGGACATCGTGTCTAGGGCTGATTTAACGAAAAATCCCAGCGAAGTCGCCTCGATGTTCGACGGCGTGGGGAAGAATTACGACATCACTAATACCGTGCTCACCGGTGGCATTGACCACTACTGGCGCGTGCGCACGGCAAAGCGCCTGAACCTGCAGCCTGGCCAGAAAGTCCTCGACCTGGCCGCCGGTACGGCTGTTTCATCAGTGGAGTTGGCAAAGTCTGGCGCATACGTCGTTGCCTGTGATTTCTCCCGAGGCATGCTCAAGGCCGGTGCACACCGCGATGTTCCCAAGGTCTGCGGTGACGGCATGAAGCTGCCATTCCCGGACAACACCTTCGACGCGGTGACCATCAGCTTCGGTCTGCGCAACATCGTGGACTACAAGGCGGGCCTCGCTGAGCTAGCTCGCGTGACCAAGCCCGGAGGCCAGCTAACAGTCTGCGAGTTCTCCACCCCCGTGATGCCGGTGTTCAGCACCTTCTACAAGGAATACCTGATGCGGGCACTGCCGCAGATTGCCAAGGTTGTCTCCTCGAACCCGGAGGCCTACGTGTACTTGGCGGAGTCGATTCGCGCCTGGCCAAACCAGCCGCAGCTTGCCCGCGACATCAATGCCTCTGGCTGGGAGGATGCCGGTTGGCAGAATCTCACCTTCGGTATCGCAGCGCTGCACTCGGCAACCAAGCCCGTGCAGTAG
- a CDS encoding geranylgeranyl reductase family protein gives MLIVGAGPTGSAAAIHAARAGFSVTVVDSQRFPRDKTCGDGLTPRAIAELRRLGLDDELLRRNRNRGLKLHGFGGSITAPWPDDASGTFPAVGSAMPRVELDTFLLNAAADAGAQVFDGVAARKVILGALNTGGTRGHGVRAVELSDREGKPHTISARWLLVADGVRSTVGKQLGRAWHRDSVFGVAARSYVSFDSSDVADDWIHSHLELRSSDGQTHPGYGWIFPLGEGRANVGCGALATSARPARTNVKKLLREYHGQVRDQWQMSEPEHVTSALLPMGGAVSNVAGPNWALLGDAACLVNPLNGEGIDYGMESARLAVELISSIGAGRDGLTHSWPALLREHYGTGFSLARKLALTLTYPSFLPTVGPLTIGAPWGSQLMGVAARLMGNLVTEHDRDVVARLWRASGRAALASDKCFGRQPWQ, from the coding sequence GTGCTCATTGTTGGCGCAGGCCCCACCGGCTCCGCAGCCGCAATTCACGCCGCCCGCGCCGGTTTTTCGGTCACTGTGGTCGACTCCCAGCGCTTCCCGCGCGACAAAACTTGTGGCGACGGGCTCACTCCTCGTGCCATCGCTGAGCTACGTCGTCTAGGGCTTGACGACGAGCTCCTGCGCCGCAACCGCAACCGCGGACTCAAGCTGCACGGCTTCGGCGGCTCCATCACCGCACCTTGGCCAGATGATGCCTCCGGCACTTTTCCCGCTGTCGGATCCGCGATGCCGCGAGTTGAGCTCGACACCTTCTTGCTCAATGCCGCCGCCGATGCCGGTGCACAGGTCTTCGATGGGGTCGCTGCGCGGAAGGTAATTCTCGGAGCGCTGAACACTGGCGGCACGCGAGGGCACGGTGTGCGCGCGGTGGAGCTTTCCGACCGCGAGGGCAAGCCACACACCATCTCGGCCCGCTGGTTGCTCGTGGCCGATGGGGTCCGCAGTACCGTCGGCAAGCAGCTGGGGCGCGCGTGGCATCGGGATAGCGTCTTTGGCGTGGCCGCGCGGTCGTATGTCAGCTTCGACAGCTCGGACGTAGCGGATGACTGGATTCACTCGCACCTGGAACTGCGCAGCTCCGATGGGCAGACGCACCCGGGCTATGGCTGGATTTTCCCGCTGGGAGAAGGCCGGGCGAATGTGGGGTGTGGGGCGCTGGCGACATCGGCACGCCCGGCGCGCACGAATGTGAAGAAGTTGCTGCGCGAGTACCACGGACAGGTGCGCGATCAGTGGCAGATGAGCGAGCCGGAGCACGTGACGTCGGCGCTGCTGCCGATGGGCGGTGCTGTATCGAATGTGGCGGGGCCCAACTGGGCGTTGCTCGGTGATGCTGCGTGCTTAGTCAACCCGCTCAACGGTGAGGGCATTGACTACGGCATGGAGTCGGCGCGACTGGCAGTGGAGCTGATTAGTTCGATTGGTGCGGGCCGCGATGGGCTGACGCACTCCTGGCCCGCCCTCCTTCGCGAGCACTACGGCACCGGCTTCTCGCTGGCTCGCAAGTTGGCGCTGACGCTGACGTACCCGAGCTTCCTTCCCACGGTCGGCCCGCTGACCATCGGCGCCCCGTGGGGAAGCCAGCTCATGGGTGTTGCCGCACGCCTGATGGGAAACCTGGTCACGGAACACGACCGCGACGTAGTGGCGCGACTCTGGCGCGCTTCGGGGAGAGCAGCGCTGGCCTCCGATAAGTGCTTCGGACGCCAGCCCTGGCAGTAG